One window of Papaver somniferum cultivar HN1 chromosome 9, ASM357369v1, whole genome shotgun sequence genomic DNA carries:
- the LOC113310521 gene encoding omega-hydroxypalmitate O-feruloyl transferase-like has protein sequence MSFRVMESSNANVLNVKKGEPTMVVPAEETSKGLYFLSNLDQTNPWTVQTIYLFKASEEKGNELAAATIKDALSKVLVYYYPLAGRLTKGEDGDTRLYVDCTGEGVVFVEAETDTTIEEIKDITKLDEETRAKLVFDIQGSTNVTGNPFIVAQVTKFKCGGFVLGLCMNHIMFDGVGAMEFVNSWGEVARGFPLSTPPILDRTILKARNPPKIEFHHIEYDVIEDISNTNALFEEEEMVYGSFLFDAEKLEKLKRIAMEDGVLDKCTTFEALSALVWRAKARALKLVQEQDTKLLFVVDGRARIDPPLPKGYFGNAVTVTTCQSNSQELLDKPISYAIGLVQKSIKSVTNSYLRSGIDHYELNRSMASIESTVMIGPWIRLSFSSADFGWGEPIASGPVSLLLKEAILFLSLGDDSKTINVVLGFPVSSMKIFQEMMEM, from the exons ATGTCGTTTCGAGTAATGGAGAGTTCTAATGCGAATGTCTTAAATGTTAAGAAAGGAGAACCAACAATGGTTGTTCCCGCAGAGGAAACATCTAAAGGTTTATATTTTCTGTCGAACCTTGACCAAACAAATCCATGGACGGTTCAAACGATATACTTGTTCAAGGCATCCGAGGAGAAGGGAAATGAATTAGCTGCTGCAACCATTAAGGATGCTTTGTCAAAGGTTCTTGTTTACTACTATCCACTCGCTGGGCGCTTAACAAAGGGTGAAGACGGCGACACCAGGTTGTATGTTGATTGCACAGGAGAAGGTGTCGTCTTTGTTGAAGCTGAAACTGATACTACCATCGAAGAAATCAAAGACATCACTAAACTCGATGAAGAGACTCGCGCGAAACTAGTTTTTGACATTCAGGGTTCAACCAATGTTACTGGAAATCCTTTCATTGTGGCTCAG GTGACAAAGTTTAAATGCGGAGGATTTGTTCTTGGGCTATGCATGAACCACATTATGTTTGATGGGGTTGGAGcaatggagtttgtgaactcatggGGTGAAGTTGCAAGAGGTTTTCCATTATCCACACCGCCGATCCTAGATCGAACCATACTAAAAGCACGAAACCCACCTAAGATTGAATTCCACCATATCGAATACGACGTAATCGAAGACATATCAAACACCAATGCTctgttcgaagaagaagaaatggtttATGGTTCTTTCCTTTTCGACGCCGAAAAGCTAGAAAAGCTTAAGAGAATAGCCATGGAAGACGGAGTCCTTGACAAGTGCACAACTTTTGAAGCGCTCTCTGCTTTAGTATGGCGAGCAAAAGCACGAGCACTAAAATTAGTACAAGAACAAGATACAAAGCTGCTCTTTGTTGTTGATGGAAGAGCAAGAATCGATCCACCGTTACCAAAAGGATACTTCGGTAATGCAGTTACGGTCACAACTTGTCAGAGTAATTCACAGGAGCTGCTAGACAAGCCTATTTCATACGCAATTGGGTTAGTTCAAAAGTCAATTAAGTCCGTTACAAATTCTTACCTCCGATCTGGTATTGATCACTATGAGCTAAATAGAAGTATGGCTTCTATAGAATCTACTGTTATGATAGGCCCTTGGATTAGACTGTCTTTCAGCTCAGCAGATTTCGGTTGGGGGGAGCCGATTGCTTCAGGGCCTGTGTCTCTTCTCTTGAAAGAAGCCATTTTGTTCTTATCTCTTGGGGATGATAGCAAAACCATAAATGTGGTTTTGGGTTTCCCTGTTTCTTCCATGAAGATCTTCCAAGAAATGATGGAAATGTAG